From Rhizobium sp. TH2, one genomic window encodes:
- a CDS encoding ferritin-like domain-containing protein: MSTIFSENSVDLKKIDMQAGRRAFLKSAGLLAAGAATIGLVGGTPNVAQAAVTDPDILNFALNLEYLEAEFYLIAAFGRRLAAGDTTGTGTLGAVTGGKKVDFNSKLIKEYAQEIANDEEAHVKFLRSALSSSAVARPDINLNTSFTAAARAAGLIKNNQKFNAFANEDNFLLAAFIFEDVGVTAYKGAARLISNPDILEAAAGLLAVEAYHAGEIRTLLASKGFFDQARAISDARDSLDGDTQVDQGIGNKNKVNIVPTDANGLAFSRTPDQVLNVVYLGAEPSNASFFPSGVNGTIGSA; encoded by the coding sequence ATGTCGACCATCTTCTCTGAGAACTCCGTTGATCTGAAAAAAATCGATATGCAGGCGGGCCGTCGCGCCTTCTTGAAGTCTGCCGGTCTTCTGGCGGCCGGCGCCGCCACGATCGGCCTCGTGGGCGGCACGCCGAATGTTGCGCAAGCCGCGGTGACCGATCCCGACATTCTCAACTTTGCTCTCAACCTCGAATACCTCGAGGCTGAATTCTATCTGATCGCTGCGTTTGGTCGCCGGCTTGCAGCGGGTGACACCACCGGCACCGGGACGCTCGGCGCGGTGACGGGCGGCAAGAAGGTCGATTTCAACTCCAAGCTCATCAAGGAGTACGCACAGGAAATCGCCAACGACGAGGAAGCACACGTCAAGTTCCTGCGTTCGGCACTCTCGTCCTCCGCCGTCGCACGACCGGATATCAATCTCAATACGAGCTTCACCGCTGCCGCACGTGCCGCGGGCTTGATCAAGAACAATCAGAAGTTCAACGCCTTTGCGAATGAAGACAACTTCCTGCTTGCTGCCTTCATTTTCGAAGACGTCGGCGTGACGGCTTACAAGGGTGCGGCAAGATTGATCAGCAACCCGGACATCCTCGAAGCCGCTGCCGGTCTGCTCGCCGTCGAGGCCTATCATGCCGGTGAAATTCGCACGCTGCTCGCTTCCAAGGGCTTCTTCGATCAGGCACGGGCGATTTCCGACGCACGCGATTCGCTCGACGGCGACACGCAAGTCGATCAGGGCATCGGCAACAAGAACAAGGTCAATATCGTCCCGACCGACGCCAACGGCCTCGCTTTCAGCCGCACTCCCGACCAGGTCCTGAATGTTGTCTATCTCGGCGCGGAGCCGAGCAATGCCAGCTTCTTCCCGAGCGGCGTCAACGGCACGATCGGTAGCGCCTAA
- a CDS encoding GspE/PulE family protein produces the protein MMFNQYGHISEGITFLDYLRSRPSANKTFDFLEGDEYSIEQIWRSGTASAGEIADAIAEFHAIPRTSFDELSRLAPLTDDLSHRYLREAFAYPYNDAGTVSLALADPTRLDAIKAVSLALGVPPALRVISFEEVELLFERVVDRANATTGVIIEEQTGTSDPFSETEQAMQDLARGAPVVRIIDEILERAVSIGATDVHLETERDQLQVRMRVDGYLRRDQRLPLTMAAPVISRLKILAGLDIADRRLPQDGRSNLKIGNTEADLRVAVMPNMYGETAVLRILLRDTRLLDLDRIGMDAKDQQSFRAVLAEPNGIVVVTGPTGSGKTTTLATAISMLNDPSRKIVTVEDPIEYQIAGIHQTQIKPSIGLTFATALRSFLRHDPDVIMVGEMRDRETASIGVQAALTGHLVLTTLHTNSASDAVIRLIDMGVEPYLLASSLRGVLGQRLVRKLCERCRLRDEKAANTAAALARSRGLHIASELKFSRAVGCDACGQTGYRGRIGIFEVLRTDEEIQEVLRKDPDPKVISDMARKGGMTSMFEDGFEKCGQGLTTLDELLRATG, from the coding sequence ATGATGTTCAATCAATATGGACACATAAGCGAAGGAATTACTTTCTTAGACTATCTAAGAAGTCGCCCGTCTGCGAATAAAACTTTTGATTTTCTTGAGGGAGACGAATATTCGATCGAGCAGATCTGGCGCTCCGGAACGGCAAGTGCAGGCGAAATAGCCGATGCCATTGCCGAGTTTCATGCGATTCCTCGCACAAGTTTCGATGAGCTATCTCGCCTTGCTCCTCTCACTGACGACCTGTCCCATCGATATTTGAGAGAAGCGTTCGCTTATCCATACAATGATGCCGGTACCGTTTCGTTGGCCTTGGCCGACCCCACCCGTCTCGACGCTATCAAGGCCGTATCGTTGGCACTTGGCGTTCCGCCGGCACTGAGAGTTATTTCCTTCGAGGAAGTGGAATTGCTCTTCGAGCGCGTTGTCGATCGCGCGAACGCCACGACCGGCGTGATTATCGAAGAGCAAACCGGCACGTCGGACCCATTCTCCGAGACCGAGCAGGCTATGCAGGATCTCGCGCGTGGCGCACCGGTCGTGCGTATCATCGACGAAATCTTGGAGCGAGCCGTGAGCATCGGCGCCACCGATGTTCATTTGGAGACGGAACGCGATCAGCTCCAGGTTCGCATGCGCGTGGACGGCTATCTTCGCCGCGATCAAAGGTTGCCGCTTACTATGGCGGCCCCGGTGATATCCCGGCTCAAGATTCTCGCCGGCCTTGATATTGCCGACCGGCGGCTCCCGCAAGACGGCAGATCAAACCTCAAGATCGGAAATACCGAGGCCGATCTGCGCGTCGCCGTCATGCCTAACATGTATGGCGAGACCGCCGTGTTACGCATCCTCCTCCGTGACACCCGCCTCTTGGATCTCGATCGGATCGGCATGGATGCAAAGGATCAGCAGTCATTTCGGGCCGTATTGGCCGAACCCAACGGGATCGTCGTCGTGACGGGGCCGACCGGAAGCGGAAAGACCACCACGCTCGCGACCGCGATCTCAATGCTCAACGATCCGTCGCGCAAGATCGTGACCGTGGAAGATCCAATCGAATATCAGATCGCCGGTATTCACCAGACCCAGATCAAGCCTTCGATCGGACTGACCTTCGCCACCGCCTTGCGGTCGTTCCTACGGCATGATCCAGACGTCATCATGGTCGGTGAGATGCGCGATCGGGAGACCGCAAGCATCGGCGTACAAGCGGCCCTAACAGGTCATCTGGTGCTGACCACTCTTCATACGAACTCCGCCAGCGATGCTGTCATCCGCCTCATCGATATGGGTGTCGAGCCCTATTTGCTTGCTTCAAGCCTGCGTGGCGTGCTGGGCCAACGCCTCGTGCGCAAGCTGTGCGAGCGTTGCAGGTTGCGTGATGAAAAGGCGGCCAATACGGCAGCAGCTCTCGCAAGAAGTCGCGGCCTGCACATCGCATCAGAACTGAAATTCTCTCGGGCCGTCGGCTGTGACGCTTGCGGGCAAACCGGGTATCGCGGACGCATCGGCATATTTGAGGTCCTGCGAACGGATGAAGAAATCCAAGAAGTCCTCCGAAAGGATCCTGATCCGAAAGTCATATCGGATATGGCCCGCAAGGGTGGCATGACGTCGATGTTTGAGGATGGCTTCGAAAAGTGTGGACAAGGTCTCACGACGCTCGACGAGTTGTTGAGAGCGACGGGGTAA
- a CDS encoding PilN domain-containing protein, translated as MEMTVKPVLPGPTKKANLVAGIAKTAPAKTSSSSNWLKSALSAFIDVVEPAVVWMSPRRRLVVVESEDNNLAFYKVSGRKIALLGRGPAPDEALIKKLKAAKCTDVELRLQSAHVTFANFKIPAAGAELAAQIVESRLDRLTPWRMDAIVYGYAISTKPGPDGQLDINVTATSKTIASASLDRLAPFGLAPSRLGAGDDPLNQRLSIDLYGGKSDIARRGRRRSIGSVATIVLTASAFACGASFYALSQSEQRISELDATLAKARNRLVQASGSSVERERDFAFIAMKSPEEARFFLIDRLAAILPDNTFLDGLAIEPGEMRIAGSSIEASNLIKLLEDDPQFFQAKFVAPVTRQDDGRDRFEITASYVTKTKAAAP; from the coding sequence ATGGAAATGACGGTAAAGCCTGTATTGCCCGGGCCTACAAAGAAGGCCAACCTTGTTGCCGGCATAGCGAAGACGGCGCCGGCGAAAACTTCCTCTTCCTCAAACTGGCTGAAGTCTGCTCTATCGGCGTTTATTGACGTTGTGGAACCAGCCGTGGTGTGGATGTCTCCACGCCGTCGCTTGGTTGTCGTGGAATCCGAAGACAACAATCTTGCCTTCTATAAAGTCTCTGGCCGGAAAATTGCCTTGCTCGGCCGGGGGCCTGCACCTGACGAAGCGCTGATCAAGAAACTGAAAGCGGCCAAGTGCACTGATGTGGAACTGCGTCTCCAATCCGCGCATGTGACTTTCGCCAATTTCAAGATTCCCGCTGCGGGTGCCGAGCTTGCGGCTCAGATCGTGGAAAGCCGTCTTGATCGGCTCACACCTTGGCGCATGGACGCTATCGTGTATGGTTACGCCATATCGACAAAGCCTGGGCCCGATGGTCAGCTGGATATCAATGTTACAGCGACATCCAAGACGATCGCCTCCGCAAGCCTTGATCGCCTTGCCCCGTTCGGCCTCGCCCCTTCAAGGCTGGGCGCAGGCGACGACCCCCTTAATCAACGGCTTAGCATTGATCTTTATGGTGGCAAAAGTGACATCGCACGACGTGGGAGACGGCGCTCGATTGGTTCGGTCGCGACCATTGTCCTGACCGCGTCTGCCTTTGCATGTGGTGCGTCCTTCTATGCGTTATCCCAAAGCGAGCAGCGAATTTCCGAGCTGGATGCCACCTTGGCCAAAGCCCGCAATCGGCTCGTTCAGGCATCGGGCTCGAGCGTGGAACGCGAGAGAGATTTCGCTTTCATCGCCATGAAGAGTCCTGAGGAGGCTCGGTTTTTTCTGATCGATCGTCTCGCGGCAATCCTGCCTGACAATACGTTTCTTGATGGACTGGCGATCGAACCGGGGGAAATGCGCATCGCAGGGAGCTCGATCGAAGCATCCAACCTCATTAAACTGTTGGAGGATGATCCTCAATTTTTCCAAGCGAAGTTCGTGGCGCCCGTTACACGTCAGGACGACGGCAGGGATAGATTTGAGATAACCGCGTCTTACGTGACAAAAACAAAGGCGGCGGCCCCATGA
- the gspM gene encoding type II secretion system protein GspM, which produces MTTAARSSRSRLLALLLFFGVPAVLLTLSIVNMFQLGDNALVASEKEFQLSALMRRLTMPAKDGKPLDLSHVYVAGESATLASANLQTYLVKSIADVSGKLIETVASEPEDNSDPTVGDNIGIKASFSVDNPGLLELLHRLESGLPLVFINHLSVRRLTSDDSVIGKEALRVDMEATGRWKVAGP; this is translated from the coding sequence ATGACCACCGCCGCACGAAGCTCTCGTTCACGATTACTTGCCTTGCTGCTATTCTTCGGAGTTCCGGCAGTGCTGCTGACGCTCAGCATTGTCAACATGTTTCAGTTGGGTGACAATGCATTGGTTGCAAGCGAGAAGGAATTCCAACTATCCGCATTGATGCGGCGCCTCACGATGCCCGCGAAAGACGGCAAACCGCTCGACCTGTCTCACGTATACGTTGCAGGAGAATCTGCAACGCTCGCAAGCGCCAACCTGCAGACCTATCTGGTGAAGTCGATCGCCGACGTGTCCGGCAAACTTATCGAGACCGTGGCGTCGGAGCCTGAAGACAATTCGGACCCGACTGTGGGGGACAACATTGGGATTAAAGCGAGCTTCAGCGTCGATAACCCTGGCCTTCTCGAGCTGCTGCACAGGCTCGAGAGCGGGCTGCCGTTGGTTTTTATCAATCATCTCTCTGTCCGGCGGCTGACGAGCGACGACAGCGTCATTGGCAAGGAGGCCCTTCGCGTCGATATGGAAGCCACTGGCCGCTGGAAGGTCGCCGGACCATGA
- a CDS encoding type II secretion system protein N: MRPNLRFSMVASFLLSSAAVLAQEKLNESNDQALNPLSATTASDLKAFAERPLFSSARRPTSEKRLTTAVEPAESLEPTLEFKLLGVTFGPDGAVASISSGTTRYSVREGENVEGWTLKKIDVSHVIIERNEEINTLRIFAKNEVNPPVTQDGQDEVGAGPGIVFESAEPSEERRDAPPVRVIQSN; encoded by the coding sequence ATGAGACCAAATCTGCGTTTCTCCATGGTCGCGTCATTTCTTTTGTCGTCTGCTGCTGTTCTGGCACAGGAGAAACTGAACGAGAGCAATGACCAGGCGCTAAACCCATTGTCGGCGACAACGGCGTCTGATCTGAAAGCCTTCGCGGAACGGCCATTATTCTCGTCTGCTCGACGGCCGACGTCAGAAAAGCGATTGACGACGGCGGTCGAGCCTGCTGAGAGCCTTGAACCTACCCTCGAGTTCAAACTGCTAGGCGTGACCTTTGGACCGGATGGCGCCGTGGCGAGTATATCAAGCGGAACAACGCGTTACTCGGTTCGAGAAGGGGAGAATGTTGAAGGCTGGACACTCAAGAAAATAGATGTGTCCCACGTCATTATCGAAAGAAATGAGGAGATCAATACGCTTCGCATCTTCGCCAAGAATGAAGTCAATCCTCCAGTTACTCAAGACGGCCAGGACGAAGTCGGCGCCGGCCCTGGAATTGTCTTTGAATCGGCTGAACCGTCCGAAGAGCGACGAGATGCCCCTCCCGTGCGTGTCATCCAATCGAATTAA
- a CDS encoding YsnF/AvaK domain-containing protein: protein MTDIDKIPVISETASISTRLVSDGKVRVTTQTELTQETVYAGLESEKVDVVRVPFDREVTEMPGPRVEGVTTIIPVYEERLVVEKRVFLVEEIHLTKIRSSQKVEIPVQLRHQKAAVERTPTPTETEKTP, encoded by the coding sequence ATGACGGACATCGACAAAATTCCTGTGATTTCTGAGACCGCGTCGATCAGCACCCGCTTGGTGTCCGACGGCAAAGTCCGAGTGACCACTCAAACCGAACTTACCCAGGAAACCGTCTATGCGGGGCTGGAAAGCGAAAAAGTCGATGTCGTGCGCGTTCCCTTTGACCGGGAAGTTACTGAAATGCCGGGCCCTCGAGTAGAGGGCGTTACGACGATTATCCCGGTTTATGAAGAACGGCTCGTTGTCGAAAAACGTGTTTTCCTTGTCGAAGAAATCCATCTTACCAAGATCCGATCCTCGCAAAAAGTCGAAATTCCCGTCCAGCTGCGTCACCAGAAAGCCGCGGTTGAGCGGACCCCCACCCCTACCGAAACGGAGAAAACCCCATGA
- a CDS encoding YsnF/AvaK domain-containing protein yields the protein MTAYNEPVTSSTLTSNAPSTLSAFFEDRDDAASAVQRLVEAGVDSANVRLVEGGDGNAQVPQSTNDKGFWASLEDFFFPDDDRAMYSEGLRRGGYLVTVSGLDASLYDTALDILDDEGTVDLDERVESWKAEGWSPETYSGASSTKDAFNSTGSLTTGRGDEEVIPVVEEELRVGKRDVTAGRVKVRAYTVETPVSESVSLRDENVTIERRPVDRALDGTETAFQDRTIEAEERHEEAVISKEARVVEEIALRKTAEQREQTVSDSVRKTEVEIEDERDLTDKRPL from the coding sequence ATGACCGCCTATAACGAACCCGTCACTTCATCCACCCTTACTTCCAATGCACCTTCGACACTGAGCGCCTTTTTTGAAGACCGCGACGACGCAGCCTCCGCTGTCCAACGCCTGGTTGAGGCTGGGGTCGATTCCGCCAACGTTCGTCTCGTCGAAGGGGGCGACGGCAATGCGCAGGTACCCCAGTCCACCAATGACAAAGGCTTCTGGGCTTCGCTCGAGGATTTCTTTTTTCCCGACGATGACCGGGCCATGTACAGTGAGGGTCTCCGCCGCGGCGGTTATCTGGTCACTGTGAGCGGCCTTGACGCCTCCCTCTACGACACCGCCCTCGATATCCTTGATGACGAAGGTACCGTTGATCTCGACGAACGGGTCGAGAGCTGGAAGGCTGAGGGCTGGAGCCCCGAGACCTATTCGGGAGCGTCTTCCACGAAGGACGCATTCAATAGCACGGGCTCGCTGACCACCGGCCGTGGCGATGAAGAAGTCATCCCCGTCGTGGAAGAAGAGCTTCGGGTCGGCAAGCGTGACGTCACCGCCGGCCGGGTCAAGGTTCGCGCCTATACCGTGGAAACACCTGTTTCGGAAAGCGTGTCGCTGCGTGACGAGAACGTCACGATCGAGCGCCGTCCGGTTGATCGCGCACTGGATGGCACTGAGACAGCGTTCCAGGACCGCACTATCGAAGCCGAAGAGCGCCACGAGGAGGCGGTTATTTCCAAGGAAGCTCGCGTGGTCGAGGAGATCGCCCTGCGCAAAACCGCAGAACAGCGCGAGCAAACGGTTTCAGACAGCGTCCGCAAGACCGAGGTCGAAATCGAAGACGAACGCGATTTGACCGACAAGCGGCCGCTGTAA
- a CDS encoding DUF6894 family protein has product MPRFYFNVRDGIPIINDRTGIELPGLPAAVEEAHREAALVSSAMRNQPDLVKEMSVQVCDKEGKILARIDLPDTREFRT; this is encoded by the coding sequence ATGCCGCGATTCTATTTCAATGTTCGTGATGGAATTCCAATTATCAACGATCGTACAGGAATCGAGTTGCCGGGTCTTCCGGCCGCGGTTGAGGAAGCTCACAGGGAAGCGGCGCTCGTTTCCTCGGCGATGCGGAATCAGCCAGATCTCGTGAAAGAAATGTCAGTGCAGGTTTGTGATAAAGAGGGTAAGATTTTGGCAAGAATAGATCTGCCCGACACACGGGAGTTTCGGACCTAA